The Salana multivorans genome window below encodes:
- a CDS encoding AAA family ATPase translates to MEPRLNPYQPGSGLRPPEMTGREPELEAFDTVIARTGNRLTNRGIILSGLRGVGKTVLLNELRSLAHKHEWLAVHVEAGGSTTGNDAVRKKLGRALVQAAREYKTRSTAKRIADALSSIGSFTTSLGVPGVSFGLTLAPGRADSPDLALNLEEMVQDVATALRPEGRALAIFVDELQDLDKELLSALITVQHRAGQEGWPFYVIGAGLPNLPAVLSDVRSYAERLFEYRHIGPLSPPAAANALKVPAERMGAQYAPEALALLTDATQGYPYFLQEYGKAIWDLAPERTFTTADAEAAIRIGQDRLDQGFYPSRWDRATPAERRFLAAMAEDGDAGSRTAEIARRLGKKPASLGPARASLIGKGLVYAPAHGQIEFTVPGMSAFIARQR, encoded by the coding sequence ATGGAGCCCCGCCTCAACCCCTACCAGCCCGGCTCAGGACTACGACCACCCGAGATGACCGGGCGCGAGCCAGAGCTGGAAGCCTTCGACACAGTCATCGCTCGCACGGGAAACCGCCTGACCAACCGCGGCATCATCCTCTCCGGCCTACGCGGAGTCGGGAAGACCGTCCTCCTCAACGAACTGCGAAGCCTCGCACACAAACACGAGTGGCTCGCCGTCCACGTCGAGGCAGGCGGAAGCACCACCGGGAACGACGCCGTACGCAAAAAGCTCGGCCGGGCGCTCGTCCAAGCAGCACGGGAATACAAGACCAGGAGCACCGCCAAGCGCATCGCCGACGCCCTGTCCAGCATCGGCTCGTTCACCACCTCCCTCGGCGTGCCCGGCGTCTCGTTCGGGCTCACCCTCGCTCCAGGCCGAGCCGACTCCCCCGATCTCGCCCTCAACCTCGAGGAGATGGTCCAGGACGTCGCAACCGCGCTGCGCCCCGAAGGCCGCGCCCTAGCGATCTTCGTCGACGAACTCCAAGACCTCGACAAGGAGCTCCTGAGCGCCCTCATCACCGTTCAGCACCGCGCCGGACAGGAAGGCTGGCCCTTCTACGTCATCGGCGCCGGACTCCCGAACCTGCCCGCCGTCCTCAGCGACGTCCGCTCCTACGCCGAGAGACTCTTCGAGTACCGGCACATCGGCCCCCTCTCACCACCCGCCGCCGCCAACGCACTGAAGGTCCCCGCCGAGCGGATGGGAGCCCAGTACGCGCCAGAGGCACTGGCTCTCCTCACCGACGCCACCCAGGGCTACCCCTACTTCCTCCAGGAGTACGGCAAGGCCATCTGGGACCTCGCCCCCGAACGGACCTTCACCACCGCGGACGCCGAAGCCGCGATCAGGATCGGACAGGACCGCCTCGACCAAGGCTTCTACCCCTCCCGGTGGGACCGAGCAACGCCGGCCGAGCGCCGGTTCCTCGCCGCCATGGCGGAGGACGGCGACGCCGGATCGCGAACCGCCGAGATCGCCCGACGCCTCGGCAAGAAGCCGGCAAGCCTCGGCCCCGCTCGAGCGTCACTGATCGGGAAGGGACTGGTCTACGCACCCGCCCACGGACAGATCGAGTTCACCGTGCCAGGGATGTCCGCCTTCATCGCACGCCAGCGCTAG